The following are encoded in a window of Kitasatospora fiedleri genomic DNA:
- a CDS encoding SsgA family sporulation/cell division regulator: protein MPCDPPPAPSDQPLAATPTGGDRDGAAAPPAVVEEVLVLRIALDQDLVGEVRTRFRYAAAAPYEVRLTFHLGRPDEADWVFSRDLLRDGLESLSGQGDVKLWPASCPCHGATLHLALESPHGSALLEASRPQVESWLERTYAVVPDGGAPELLPSDEELAELLAGG from the coding sequence ATGCCGTGCGACCCCCCGCCCGCCCCTTCCGACCAGCCGCTCGCCGCCACCCCCACGGGCGGCGACCGGGACGGGGCCGCCGCGCCCCCCGCGGTGGTCGAGGAGGTGCTGGTCCTGCGGATCGCCCTGGACCAGGACCTGGTCGGCGAGGTGCGCACCCGGTTCCGGTACGCGGCCGCCGCGCCGTACGAGGTGCGGCTGACCTTCCACCTGGGGCGTCCCGACGAGGCGGACTGGGTCTTCTCCCGGGACCTGCTGCGCGACGGCCTGGAATCGCTCAGCGGACAGGGCGACGTCAAGCTGTGGCCGGCGTCCTGCCCCTGCCACGGCGCGACCCTGCACCTGGCGCTGGAGTCCCCGCACGGCAGCGCCCTGCTGGAGGCGTCCCGGCCGCAGGTGGAATCCTGGCTGGAACGCACCTACGCCGTGGTGCCGGACGGCGGCGCGCCCGAACTGCTGCCCAGCGACGAGGAGTTGGCCGAGCTGCTGGCCGGCGGCTGA
- the pepN gene encoding aminopeptidase N yields MPALQRSEATVRARLLEVRGYAVDLDLTGGPERFGSTTVIRFGCAEPGVDSFVDVDPAVLRRAVLNGRPLDVAALDGNRLALPGLRAENELLVEAEMRYSRTGEGLHRYTDPADGAVYVYATCGPDLAAKVFACFDQPDLKAPITLRATAPAEWTLVGNGARTSAEGGRWEFAPTKPISTYLFTVVGGPLHSVHGEHDGIPLGLHARRSLAAELDREAAELFEVTAASLDRLHELFDERYPFGEYHQAFVPEFNWGAMENPGCVVFRDELLFRSPATASERERRAMVVCHEMAHMWFGDLVTMRWWDDLWLNESFAEMLGYRIAAEATRFTGTWTGFSVQRKGWGYDADQRASTHPVAGNGTRSVAEAMVNFDGISYAKGASALRQLVAWLGDDAFFAGLNAYFADHLYGNAELPDFLAALSASSGRDVHGWADAWLRTSGVDTLRAETERAADGTLTALTVVNEGGRPHLIEVGGYRVEDGRVVPVGRVPVELGPGRRVAVPALVEAGATLVVPNDGDLTWAKIRLDADSWWAVRESLSAIADDVTRAVLWEHARDLVRDAELDPAEYLDLMERHLPAETSDSIVEAVLAFARTHVAGRYLPPARRAEGLAAVSRAARALLAGDGSQGIRLAALRAAVESSGGDDQLAELRGWLAGDGVPDGLSVGPELRWSGLARLAALGALDEDAIAAETAREPGSEAEFGAARARAARPEEAAKARAWELLFTPDAASNRILEATARGFWASGDPDRQHAYALRFFERITEAADRTDTVARLLGQALFPVAEAAPDVVAAAEAVLADPALTPALRRNLSDATDDLRRTRAVRAAFRTA; encoded by the coding sequence ATGCCAGCACTGCAACGATCCGAAGCAACTGTCCGTGCCCGTCTGCTGGAGGTCCGCGGATACGCCGTCGACCTCGACCTGACCGGCGGGCCGGAGCGGTTCGGCAGCACCACCGTGATCCGGTTCGGGTGCGCCGAGCCGGGCGTCGACAGCTTCGTCGACGTCGACCCGGCCGTCCTGCGGCGCGCCGTCCTGAACGGGCGGCCGCTGGACGTGGCGGCCCTGGACGGCAACCGCCTCGCGCTGCCCGGCCTGCGGGCCGAGAACGAACTGCTGGTCGAGGCCGAGATGCGCTACTCGCGCACCGGCGAGGGCCTGCACCGCTACACCGACCCCGCCGACGGTGCGGTGTACGTGTACGCCACCTGCGGGCCCGACCTGGCGGCCAAGGTGTTCGCCTGCTTCGACCAGCCCGACCTGAAGGCGCCGATCACACTGAGGGCCACCGCCCCCGCCGAGTGGACCCTGGTCGGCAACGGCGCCAGGACCAGCGCGGAGGGAGGGCGTTGGGAGTTCGCCCCGACCAAGCCGATCTCCACCTACCTGTTCACCGTGGTCGGCGGCCCGCTGCACTCGGTGCACGGCGAGCACGACGGCATCCCGCTCGGCCTGCACGCCCGCCGCTCGCTGGCCGCCGAACTCGACCGCGAGGCCGCCGAGTTGTTCGAGGTGACGGCCGCCTCGCTGGACCGGCTGCACGAACTCTTCGACGAGCGCTACCCGTTCGGCGAGTACCACCAGGCGTTCGTCCCCGAGTTCAACTGGGGCGCGATGGAGAACCCCGGCTGCGTGGTGTTCCGCGACGAGTTGCTGTTCCGCTCCCCGGCCACCGCGTCCGAGCGCGAGCGCCGCGCCATGGTGGTCTGCCACGAGATGGCCCACATGTGGTTCGGCGACCTGGTCACCATGCGCTGGTGGGACGACCTGTGGCTGAACGAGTCGTTCGCCGAGATGCTCGGCTACCGGATCGCCGCCGAGGCCACCCGCTTCACCGGCACCTGGACCGGCTTCTCGGTGCAGCGCAAGGGCTGGGGCTACGACGCCGACCAGCGCGCCTCCACCCACCCCGTCGCCGGCAACGGCACCCGCTCGGTCGCCGAGGCGATGGTCAACTTCGACGGCATCTCCTACGCCAAGGGCGCCTCCGCGCTGCGCCAGCTCGTCGCCTGGCTCGGCGACGACGCCTTCTTCGCCGGACTCAACGCGTACTTCGCCGACCACCTCTACGGCAACGCCGAACTCCCGGACTTCCTCGCCGCGTTGAGCGCCAGCAGCGGCCGCGACGTGCACGGCTGGGCGGACGCCTGGCTGCGCACCAGCGGCGTCGACACGCTGCGCGCCGAGACCGAGCGCGCCGCCGACGGCACCCTCACCGCGCTGACCGTCGTCAACGAGGGCGGCCGGCCGCACCTGATCGAGGTCGGCGGCTACCGGGTCGAGGACGGCCGGGTCGTCCCGGTCGGCCGCGTCCCGGTCGAACTCGGCCCCGGCCGCCGGGTCGCCGTGCCCGCCCTGGTCGAGGCCGGCGCGACCCTGGTCGTCCCCAACGACGGCGACCTGACCTGGGCCAAGATCCGCCTGGACGCGGACTCCTGGTGGGCCGTCCGGGAGTCGCTGTCGGCGATCGCGGACGACGTCACCCGCGCCGTCCTGTGGGAGCACGCCCGCGACCTGGTCCGGGACGCCGAACTCGACCCCGCCGAGTACCTCGACCTGATGGAACGGCACCTGCCCGCCGAGACCTCCGACAGCATCGTCGAGGCCGTCCTCGCCTTCGCCCGCACCCACGTGGCCGGCCGCTACCTGCCGCCGGCCCGCCGCGCCGAGGGCCTGGCCGCCGTCAGCCGCGCCGCCCGCGCCCTGCTGGCCGGCGACGGTAGCCAGGGCATCCGGCTGGCCGCGCTGCGCGCCGCCGTCGAGAGCAGCGGCGGCGACGACCAACTCGCCGAACTGCGCGGCTGGTTGGCGGGCGACGGGGTACCGGACGGGCTGTCTGTCGGGCCGGAGCTGCGCTGGTCCGGGCTGGCCCGGCTGGCCGCGCTCGGCGCGCTCGACGAGGACGCGATCGCCGCCGAGACGGCCCGCGAACCGGGCAGCGAGGCGGAGTTCGGCGCCGCCCGGGCCCGGGCCGCCCGCCCGGAGGAAGCCGCCAAGGCCCGCGCCTGGGAACTGCTCTTCACCCCCGACGCGGCCTCCAACCGAATCCTGGAGGCCACCGCCCGCGGCTTCTGGGCCTCCGGCGACCCGGACCGGCAGCACGCGTACGCGCTGCGCTTCTTCGAGCGGATCACCGAGGCCGCAGACCGCACCGACACCGTCGCCCGGCTGCTCGGCCAGGCGCTCTTCCCGGTCGCCGAGGCCGCCCCCGACGTGGTCGCCGCCGCCGAGGCGGTGCTCGCCGACCCCGCGCTGACGCCCGCGCTGCGGCGCAACCTCTCCGACGCGACGGACGACCTGCGCCGCACCCGGGCGGTGCGGGCGGCGTTCCGGACGGCGTAG